One Qiania dongpingensis genomic window carries:
- a CDS encoding NAD(P)/FAD-dependent oxidoreductase: MKHVIIGAGAAGITAAKTIRACEPEAEIVMISADTCVHSRCMLHKYLSHERDERRLSFVPEDFFEEQKITWISGKRAAHVWTKTRNVQLEDDTVISYDRLLIATGADSFIPPVGDFRKAGNVFGLRHLEDAKQIDKAAETAERVLIVGSGLVGLDAAYALLERGKDVTVVEMADRILPIQLDETAGKTYQKLFEEAGCKFLLGRKASETVMDQTGAIKKVILDDGREISCDLVIVAAGVRSAISCVESGEVAADRFIKVDEYMRTSCPDVYAAGDVAGLSGIWPNAMKQGQTAAYNMCGRKVPYLDRYAMKNTMNFYGVTTLSLGKGVAEEGDEVLICEDSHSYKKAVIRDGKLDSILLQGNMDYSGVYQYLIKNQVDISEKKDRIFALSFGDFYGIAPDGQYDYQI, translated from the coding sequence GTGAAGCATGTGATCATCGGAGCAGGCGCGGCAGGCATCACAGCCGCAAAAACCATCCGGGCCTGTGAGCCCGAGGCGGAGATCGTGATGATCTCTGCCGATACCTGTGTACATTCCAGATGTATGCTCCACAAATATCTGAGCCATGAGAGGGATGAACGCCGCCTGAGCTTTGTACCGGAAGATTTCTTTGAGGAACAGAAGATCACCTGGATAAGCGGAAAACGGGCGGCCCATGTCTGGACGAAAACGCGTAATGTCCAGCTGGAGGACGATACGGTGATTTCTTACGACAGACTGCTGATCGCTACCGGCGCGGACAGCTTTATCCCTCCGGTGGGAGATTTCAGGAAAGCGGGAAATGTCTTTGGCCTGCGGCATCTGGAGGATGCAAAGCAGATCGACAAGGCGGCAGAAACGGCAGAACGGGTGCTGATCGTGGGATCGGGACTGGTGGGCCTGGACGCGGCTTATGCCCTTTTGGAGAGGGGGAAGGATGTGACCGTCGTGGAGATGGCGGACAGGATTCTGCCAATCCAGCTGGACGAAACGGCGGGAAAGACCTACCAGAAACTGTTTGAAGAGGCAGGCTGTAAGTTCCTTTTAGGCAGGAAGGCGTCTGAGACGGTAATGGATCAGACTGGAGCCATAAAGAAAGTGATCCTGGATGACGGAAGGGAGATTTCGTGCGATCTGGTCATTGTGGCGGCGGGCGTCCGCTCCGCAATCTCCTGTGTGGAATCTGGGGAAGTAGCTGCCGACCGGTTCATAAAGGTAGACGAATATATGCGGACCAGCTGTCCTGACGTTTACGCGGCAGGGGATGTGGCCGGATTGTCGGGAATCTGGCCCAATGCCATGAAGCAGGGACAGACGGCGGCATATAATATGTGCGGCAGGAAGGTTCCGTATCTGGACCGGTATGCCATGAAGAACACTATGAATTTTTATGGGGTGACCACACTGTCTTTGGGAAAAGGCGTGGCAGAAGAGGGAGATGAGGTCCTAATCTGCGAAGACAGCCACAGCTACAAAAAGGCAGTCATAAGAGACGGAAAGCTGGACAGTATCCTGCTCCAGGGAAATATGGATTATTCCGGCGTTTACCAGTACCTGATCAAGAATCAGGTGGACATTTCCGAAAAAAAAGACAGGATCTTTGCGTTATCCTTCGGAGATTTTTATGGAATCGCTCCGGACGGGCAATATGATTATCAGATATAA
- a CDS encoding type IV pilus twitching motility protein PilT has protein sequence MYDINRIIYMGRELEASDIHISAGQPLLIRRHGKLEEAPLQPTEAETEEMLYGLLDGRQNEWLKEGKDIDFAVQTQDGNRQRINVFRQQNRIAAAIRLLNSHIPSLKELHLPEKLYELASEPRGLVLVTGPTGSGKSTTLASMIEYINQNQAVHIITIEDPIEYTYEGKKALIHQRETGRDTASFASALRSALREDPDIILVGEMRDFETIQAALTAAETGHLVLSTLHTTGAAQTIDRIIDACPAGSQNQVRTQLAGVLKGVITQCLMPMAGGRGRIAGTEVLLGTDAVTNLIRENKSHQMGNVMQSGGALGMHTLNMDLRRLTAQNYITRETAFQYTNDRKDLEQYF, from the coding sequence ATGTATGATATAAACAGGATCATTTATATGGGAAGAGAGCTGGAGGCTTCGGATATCCATATCTCAGCCGGGCAGCCGCTTCTCATCCGCAGACATGGAAAGCTGGAAGAGGCGCCGCTGCAGCCCACGGAGGCGGAGACAGAGGAGATGCTCTACGGCCTTTTGGACGGGCGTCAGAATGAATGGCTGAAGGAGGGGAAGGACATTGACTTCGCGGTCCAGACTCAGGACGGGAACCGCCAGAGGATTAACGTCTTTCGTCAGCAGAACCGGATTGCCGCGGCCATCCGTCTGCTGAACAGCCATATACCGAGTCTTAAAGAGCTGCACCTTCCGGAGAAGCTCTATGAGCTGGCGTCAGAACCGAGAGGGCTGGTGCTGGTGACAGGCCCTACAGGGAGCGGAAAGTCCACGACTCTGGCGTCCATGATCGAATATATCAATCAGAATCAGGCGGTCCATATCATAACCATTGAGGATCCCATTGAATATACTTATGAAGGGAAAAAGGCACTGATTCATCAAAGGGAGACCGGAAGGGATACCGCCAGCTTTGCGTCTGCCCTCCGCAGCGCCCTGCGTGAGGACCCGGACATCATCCTTGTGGGGGAGATGCGGGATTTTGAGACCATCCAGGCGGCCCTGACTGCGGCGGAGACGGGACATCTGGTCCTGTCCACACTCCACACGACAGGGGCGGCACAGACCATAGACCGTATCATCGACGCTTGCCCGGCCGGTTCACAGAATCAGGTGCGTACCCAGCTGGCCGGAGTGCTGAAGGGCGTGATCACCCAGTGCCTGATGCCCATGGCAGGAGGCAGAGGAAGGATAGCGGGGACAGAGGTCCTTTTAGGCACCGATGCGGTGACCAACCTGATCCGGGAAAATAAGAGCCATCAGATGGGAAATGTGATGCAGTCCGGGGGCGCACTCGGGATGCACACTCTGAATATGGATTTAAGGCGTTTGACGGCACAAAATTATATAACGAGAGAGACTGCGTTCCAATATACCAATGATCGGAAGGATTTGGAACAATATTTTTAG
- a CDS encoding prepilin peptidase translates to MLLFYEILLGLLIFIAGACMFSFLNVIIYRVPRHMSFIKGFSMCPSCGHRLRAGDLVPVLSYLLLKGKCRYCKKSIGMRDTVIELLGGGAALLCAANYKEWPAALTVFLFFSVLTVTALIDADTMEIPDGCWIALAALAAVSVFTMDGVSIPSRIIGMICVSVPMLLVTLIVREAFGGGDIKLTAAAGLFLGWKLMLVSGAMAVFLGGGYGIFLLASGKKKRKDHFAFGPFLCVGMAAGILYGQPLIDWYLSFLLY, encoded by the coding sequence GTGCTGCTTTTTTATGAGATTTTGCTGGGCCTCCTGATTTTTATTGCAGGAGCCTGTATGTTTTCATTTTTGAATGTCATCATATACCGGGTTCCCCGGCATATGTCGTTTATAAAAGGCTTTTCCATGTGCCCATCCTGCGGGCACAGGCTTAGGGCAGGAGATTTGGTCCCGGTCCTCAGCTACCTTTTGCTGAAAGGGAAATGCCGGTACTGCAAGAAGTCCATCGGTATGAGAGATACTGTTATAGAGCTTCTCGGCGGGGGCGCGGCGCTTTTGTGCGCGGCGAACTATAAAGAATGGCCGGCGGCGCTCACGGTCTTTCTTTTTTTCTCTGTCCTGACAGTGACGGCCCTTATCGACGCGGATACCATGGAGATTCCGGATGGCTGCTGGATAGCGCTTGCAGCATTGGCTGCGGTTTCAGTCTTTACGATGGACGGCGTGTCCATCCCTTCAAGGATAATTGGGATGATCTGTGTCAGTGTGCCGATGCTTTTGGTGACCTTGATCGTCAGGGAGGCGTTCGGCGGCGGGGATATCAAGCTTACGGCGGCGGCAGGGCTGTTCCTGGGCTGGAAGCTCATGCTGGTGTCCGGAGCTATGGCGGTTTTCCTGGGAGGCGGCTACGGGATATTTCTGCTCGCTTCCGGAAAGAAAAAGAGAAAAGATCATTTTGCTTTCGGGCCTTTTTTATGCGTCGGGATGGCGGCCGGGATCTTATATGGGCAGCCGCTTATTGACTGGTATCTCAGCTTTTTGTTATACTGA
- a CDS encoding GspE/PulE family protein yields the protein MDKNIRNLRIGDVLKEYGYISDAQIEAALAYQKEHRNTRMGSALVELGYITERQVLEALSECLSLRLVEVSNVDVDVEAVESIPRPLAEKYEMLAVRQAEGVLTVLLNDPMNFYGIEDIRQLTGMQLEICLCELSALKKAIKYYYAEVEARDAAKIANQSFENQQLEEIDVEEEGDDDTPVINLLNRLIRRAYSTNASDIHIEPFEEKTIVRMRIDGVIVEYVTLQKSLHGSLIARIKILGNMDIAERRIPQDGHFRQKVEGEYVNIRVSVIPTVFGEKAVLRLLTGNARVDYPATYGMGEEDFLKMQRMLQSPNGIIYFTGPTGSGKTTTLYMILEELSKRSVNISTIEDPVEKNLQKVNQMQVNNQAGLTFETGLRALLRQDPDIIMVGETRDVETAAISVRAAITGHLVFSTLHTNDAASSIVRLEDMGLQPYMVSSSLVGIIAQRLMRKVCPDCGEHIVPTEEERQILGEDVKTIRQAKGCPLCNYTGYRGRTAIHEIIQIDRTMRKMIQDGASVEEIQDYAVMEQGMRTLRECGINLVKDGITTVEELKKVAYYS from the coding sequence ATGGATAAGAATATCAGGAATCTGAGAATAGGCGATGTATTAAAGGAATATGGGTATATTTCGGATGCACAGATAGAGGCGGCCCTGGCATATCAGAAGGAACACCGGAATACGCGTATGGGGAGCGCCCTGGTGGAGCTCGGCTATATCACAGAGCGGCAGGTGCTGGAAGCACTGTCGGAGTGTCTGAGCCTCCGTCTCGTGGAAGTTTCCAATGTGGACGTGGATGTGGAGGCGGTGGAGAGCATTCCGCGCCCTCTGGCAGAGAAATATGAGATGCTGGCGGTCCGGCAGGCAGAAGGCGTGCTGACGGTCCTGCTCAACGATCCTATGAACTTTTATGGGATAGAGGACATCCGCCAGCTGACAGGAATGCAGCTGGAGATCTGCCTGTGCGAGCTGTCTGCTCTGAAAAAGGCCATTAAGTATTATTATGCGGAAGTGGAGGCCAGAGACGCGGCAAAGATCGCCAATCAGAGCTTTGAGAATCAGCAGCTGGAAGAAATCGACGTTGAGGAGGAAGGGGACGATGACACACCGGTCATCAATCTTTTAAACCGGCTGATCCGGCGGGCGTACAGTACCAACGCTTCGGATATCCATATAGAGCCCTTTGAGGAAAAGACCATTGTCCGCATGAGGATCGACGGCGTGATCGTTGAATATGTGACGCTGCAGAAAAGCCTTCATGGTTCTCTGATCGCGCGAATTAAAATACTCGGAAACATGGATATCGCGGAGAGGAGAATCCCGCAGGACGGTCATTTCCGGCAGAAGGTGGAGGGAGAATATGTCAACATCCGTGTTTCGGTCATTCCCACCGTATTCGGGGAAAAGGCGGTGCTCCGGCTTTTGACAGGGAATGCCAGAGTGGATTATCCGGCCACCTACGGTATGGGGGAAGAGGATTTCCTGAAAATGCAGAGGATGCTCCAGTCCCCCAACGGAATCATCTATTTTACGGGGCCTACCGGTTCCGGAAAGACCACAACTCTTTATATGATCCTGGAGGAACTGTCCAAACGGTCTGTCAACATCTCTACCATAGAAGACCCGGTGGAGAAAAATCTGCAGAAGGTCAATCAGATGCAGGTGAACAACCAGGCGGGGCTTACCTTTGAGACCGGCCTTCGCGCCCTGCTGCGCCAGGACCCGGATATCATCATGGTGGGGGAGACGAGAGACGTGGAGACTGCGGCCATATCAGTGCGTGCGGCCATCACCGGTCATCTGGTGTTCTCCACCCTTCATACCAATGATGCCGCTTCCTCCATTGTCCGTCTGGAAGATATGGGGCTTCAGCCATATATGGTCTCCAGCTCCCTGGTGGGTATCATCGCCCAGCGTCTGATGCGCAAGGTATGCCCCGACTGCGGAGAACATATCGTTCCCACTGAGGAAGAGAGACAGATTTTGGGAGAGGATGTAAAGACCATCAGGCAGGCGAAAGGGTGCCCGCTCTGCAACTATACCGGTTACAGAGGACGGACTGCGATCCATGAGATTATCCAGATCGACAGGACCATGAGGAAAATGATACAAGACGGCGCTTCCGTAGAAGAGATTCAGGATTATGCCGTTATGGAACAGGGGATGCGCACTCTGAGAGAATGCGGCATAAATCTGGTAAAAGATGGGATCACCACGGTTGAGGAGCTTAAAAAGGTAGCATATTATTCGTAG
- a CDS encoding lactate utilization protein: MSVDWKKYLVPLKEVSNDTERIRKEYFRNKAETAVKNLKKNEFDAYYVDNRSEARKLLLSLVPEGATIGCGDSHTLFALDMEEAFREKGCTVIAHVCARNRRAFESETGFQNKEEARRAMREILQNYLVSDVFLLGANAITMDGQIVNVDGRGNRIAGSIYGPDRIIVIAGVNKLVPDVEAGRQRVGFTAAPMNHLKYGRDGLPCLKAGVCVDCRHPERACHITSIIHRKPQDSDFHVILVGEELGF, from the coding sequence ATGTCAGTGGATTGGAAAAAATATCTGGTGCCTTTGAAAGAGGTTTCCAATGATACGGAGAGAATCCGGAAAGAGTATTTCCGGAATAAAGCAGAAACTGCAGTTAAAAATTTAAAGAAAAATGAATTTGACGCATATTATGTTGATAACAGGAGCGAGGCCAGGAAACTTCTCCTGAGCCTGGTCCCGGAAGGAGCGACGATTGGATGCGGTGATTCACACACCTTGTTTGCATTGGATATGGAGGAAGCCTTCCGGGAAAAGGGATGCACGGTGATCGCCCATGTCTGCGCGCGGAACCGCCGCGCCTTTGAAAGTGAAACCGGGTTTCAGAACAAGGAAGAGGCCAGGAGGGCCATGCGGGAAATCCTTCAAAACTATTTGGTAAGCGACGTCTTCCTTTTGGGGGCAAACGCCATTACCATGGATGGGCAGATCGTGAATGTGGACGGGAGAGGGAACCGGATAGCGGGCAGCATCTATGGCCCCGATCGGATCATCGTAATCGCCGGAGTCAACAAGCTGGTGCCGGATGTGGAAGCCGGAAGACAGCGGGTGGGTTTTACGGCGGCGCCGATGAATCATTTAAAATATGGGCGGGACGGACTTCCCTGTCTGAAGGCCGGGGTCTGTGTGGACTGCCGTCATCCGGAGCGCGCCTGTCATATCACTTCCATCATTCATAGAAAGCCGCAGGATTCGGATTTTCATGTGATATTGGTGGGAGAAGAACTGGGATTTTGA
- a CDS encoding DUF4317 domain-containing protein, with the protein MNKKEISEIKKQFTPGNCAITRICGCYVDGEKEKKSEMREAFLSLPEEEMFKYFEIFRKNLSGTLGKNLINMEFPLSAESEGGTHDFLMKLRASRLSDDALLDLFYDKVIENYDYTGSFLILLIHNAYDIPGKSADGQEMFDASDEVYEYLICSICPVKLSKPGLCYNAEQGTIQNRVRDWLVELPDTGFLFPAFNERSSDIHSLLFYSKNADEFQARLVEEVLGCILPMPASSQKETFNSLIEETLGDDCNYESVKTIHEKLSEMVEEKKEEPEPLTLDKAEVRALLSQSGAAPERLHDFDSRYEEAAGSHAPILAANVINTRKFEIRTPDVIIQVSPDRADLVETRVVDGRQCLVIPMDEHVEVNGICVRPGAKDPAGNDPF; encoded by the coding sequence ATGAACAAAAAAGAAATCTCTGAAATAAAGAAGCAGTTTACTCCCGGCAACTGTGCCATCACCCGCATATGCGGCTGCTATGTGGATGGTGAAAAAGAAAAGAAATCCGAGATGAGGGAGGCGTTTCTTTCTCTTCCTGAGGAAGAAATGTTCAAATATTTTGAAATTTTCCGAAAAAATCTCTCAGGCACTCTTGGGAAGAATCTCATCAACATGGAATTTCCCCTTTCGGCAGAATCGGAAGGAGGCACCCACGACTTTCTGATGAAGCTGCGGGCGTCCCGTCTCAGCGACGACGCCCTGCTGGATTTATTTTATGATAAGGTTATCGAAAACTATGATTACACAGGCAGTTTTTTAATCCTGCTTATCCACAACGCCTATGACATTCCCGGAAAGTCCGCCGACGGCCAGGAAATGTTCGATGCCTCCGACGAGGTCTATGAATACCTGATCTGCAGCATATGTCCGGTCAAGCTCTCGAAGCCCGGGCTCTGCTACAACGCAGAGCAGGGAACCATCCAGAACCGGGTGCGGGACTGGCTGGTGGAACTTCCGGACACTGGTTTTTTATTTCCGGCATTCAACGAACGGAGCTCCGATATCCACAGCCTACTCTTTTATTCTAAAAACGCGGATGAATTTCAGGCGCGGCTGGTCGAGGAGGTCCTGGGATGCATTCTTCCCATGCCCGCCAGCAGCCAAAAGGAAACGTTTAACTCCCTGATCGAGGAAACCCTCGGGGATGATTGTAATTATGAATCCGTTAAAACCATCCACGAGAAGCTCAGTGAAATGGTGGAAGAAAAAAAAGAAGAGCCGGAGCCTCTCACCCTTGATAAGGCGGAAGTACGCGCTCTTCTGTCCCAAAGCGGCGCGGCGCCGGAACGCCTGCATGACTTTGATTCCCGTTATGAAGAAGCGGCCGGCTCCCATGCCCCTATTCTGGCGGCAAATGTCATCAATACAAGAAAATTCGAAATCCGAACGCCCGATGTCATCATCCAGGTCAGCCCGGACCGGGCCGACCTGGTGGAAACCCGCGTCGTCGACGGGCGCCAGTGCCTCGTCATCCCCATGGACGAGCATGTGGAGGTCAACGGCATCTGCGTCAGGCCGGGGGCTAAAGATCCAGCCGGCAATGACCCTTTCTGA
- a CDS encoding prepilin-type N-terminal cleavage/methylation domain-containing protein yields MISKLRSKAKSKKGFTLVELIVVIVIILILAAVMVPSMLKYIDRANKANCKADAATILSQVQADYAASQASEQTEVTIDWTNTGEVIGGVTVKIGTTAASNNAVFTVGDKDGYSEITAFTYNNGKYTATWDGTAWTVTKNS; encoded by the coding sequence ATGATAAGTAAATTAAGAAGCAAGGCAAAGAGCAAAAAGGGCTTCACATTGGTGGAGTTGATCGTAGTAATTGTCATCATCCTCATTTTGGCGGCAGTTATGGTTCCCAGTATGTTGAAATACATCGACCGGGCGAATAAGGCAAACTGCAAGGCTGACGCGGCCACCATCCTGTCTCAGGTACAGGCGGATTATGCGGCGAGCCAGGCATCGGAGCAGACGGAAGTCACCATTGACTGGACGAATACTGGAGAGGTGATAGGCGGCGTTACTGTGAAGATTGGGACGACAGCGGCAAGTAATAATGCTGTGTTTACTGTCGGAGATAAAGACGGCTATAGCGAGATCACGGCTTTTACCTATAATAACGGCAAATATACGGCTACCTGGGACGGGACCGCATGGACGGTAACGAAGAATTCTTAA
- a CDS encoding cation-translocating P-type ATPase — MWRKHKEELELEQEAAYEAERAPFTRYAADYRVGLSRDQVMERMDYGLDNVAVDSASQTTKEIILSNLFTYFNLIFTVLAVLLCVVGSFRNLTFLPVIIVNTLIGIIQEIRAKKVLEKMNMLNSPKATVIRDGKAWTVDSEELVLDDIVVFKAGNQVCADAVVAAGEVQVNESLLTGEADEITKRRGDSLISGSFIVSGQCHARLEKVGADSYISGLTLEAKAMQRGEQSEMMRSLNKLVKFVGAALIPIGIVLFVQGFYFNHETFRGSITSMVAAVIGMIPEGLYLLTSVALAVSSMRLAKRRVLLHDMKSIETLARVNVLCVDKTGTITENTMSVKKLIPAEGYDSETMPELSRLIGDFVRGMSDDNITMEAMKAYFTEGTDAVPVRITPFSSSVKYSGVAFEDVSYVLGAPEFILREDYEKYREDIQSHASKGYRVLVFASYEGKPDGKPLTEKAEPLGYILLANPIRKEAPETFAYFAEQGVEVKVISGDNPLTVAEAAKEAGIVNADRYVDAAALKTDEDVDKAMREYTVFGRVTPDQKRQFVQALKSQGKTVAMTGDGVNDVLALKDADCSVAMASGSDAAVQASQVVLLDSDFACMPAVVLEGRRVVNNIQRSASLFLVKNIFSFLLSIFSVAFMITYPLEPAQISLISMFTIGVPAFFLALQPNKDMIKGHFLSNVFLKALPAGLTDVIAVGALVLFGQTFGVQPDDISTAATMLLAIVGFMILFKICQPMNKLRTAVWFGSIAGLLVCSIFLPDLFAITGMSMECIMLFVVFSIATEPVLRYLTAALGKLREWAGKLKVKWQSRRY, encoded by the coding sequence ATGTGGCGGAAACACAAGGAAGAGCTGGAACTAGAACAGGAAGCAGCATATGAAGCAGAACGTGCCCCGTTTACCCGTTATGCGGCGGATTATCGTGTCGGGCTGAGCCGGGACCAGGTCATGGAGAGGATGGATTATGGGCTGGACAACGTGGCTGTGGATTCTGCTTCCCAGACTACAAAGGAGATTATCCTAAGCAATCTGTTTACTTATTTTAACCTGATTTTTACCGTGCTGGCGGTGCTTCTCTGCGTGGTGGGTTCGTTCCGGAACCTCACGTTCCTGCCGGTGATCATCGTAAATACACTGATCGGGATCATTCAGGAGATTCGTGCCAAAAAGGTCCTGGAAAAGATGAATATGCTCAATTCTCCGAAGGCCACTGTGATCCGGGACGGTAAAGCGTGGACGGTTGATTCGGAAGAGCTGGTGCTTGATGATATCGTGGTGTTTAAAGCGGGAAACCAGGTCTGCGCCGATGCGGTGGTGGCCGCGGGAGAGGTACAGGTGAACGAATCGCTTCTGACCGGCGAGGCGGATGAGATAACGAAACGGCGCGGGGATTCTCTGATATCAGGAAGCTTCATCGTATCCGGACAGTGCCATGCAAGATTAGAAAAGGTCGGGGCCGATTCTTATATTTCCGGTCTGACGCTGGAGGCGAAAGCTATGCAGAGGGGAGAGCAGTCAGAGATGATGCGCTCCCTGAACAAGCTGGTGAAATTTGTCGGGGCCGCATTGATTCCCATTGGCATCGTATTGTTCGTCCAGGGTTTTTATTTCAATCATGAGACCTTCCGCGGGAGCATTACGTCCATGGTGGCGGCGGTCATCGGCATGATTCCGGAAGGGCTGTACCTGCTAACCAGTGTGGCTCTGGCTGTAAGCTCCATGCGTCTGGCGAAGCGCAGAGTCCTTCTGCACGATATGAAGAGCATTGAGACACTGGCCCGGGTCAATGTGCTCTGTGTGGATAAGACCGGCACGATCACGGAAAATACTATGAGCGTGAAGAAGCTGATTCCGGCGGAAGGATACGATTCTGAAACGATGCCGGAGCTTTCGAGACTGATAGGAGACTTTGTCAGGGGCATGAGTGACGACAACATCACCATGGAGGCGATGAAAGCTTATTTTACAGAGGGGACAGACGCTGTCCCGGTCAGAATCACTCCCTTTTCTTCATCTGTAAAATACAGCGGCGTTGCTTTTGAGGACGTGTCTTATGTCCTGGGCGCACCGGAATTTATTCTGAGAGAGGATTATGAGAAGTACCGGGAAGATATTCAGAGTCATGCGTCTAAAGGATACCGGGTACTGGTTTTCGCTTCCTATGAAGGAAAACCGGACGGAAAGCCGCTGACAGAAAAGGCCGAGCCTTTGGGTTATATCCTGCTTGCCAACCCCATTCGAAAAGAAGCTCCGGAGACTTTTGCTTATTTTGCGGAGCAGGGGGTGGAGGTCAAGGTGATATCCGGCGATAATCCGCTGACTGTGGCAGAAGCGGCAAAGGAAGCGGGAATTGTGAATGCAGACCGCTATGTGGACGCTGCAGCTCTTAAGACGGACGAAGATGTGGATAAGGCCATGAGGGAGTATACCGTATTCGGCCGTGTCACGCCGGATCAGAAAAGGCAGTTCGTACAGGCCCTAAAGAGTCAGGGAAAGACCGTCGCTATGACTGGGGACGGCGTCAATGATGTGCTGGCGTTAAAGGACGCGGACTGCAGCGTCGCCATGGCGTCGGGAAGTGACGCGGCTGTGCAGGCGTCTCAGGTGGTACTCCTGGATTCAGACTTCGCCTGTATGCCGGCCGTCGTGCTGGAGGGCCGGCGGGTGGTGAACAATATCCAGCGGTCAGCCAGCCTGTTCCTGGTAAAGAATATTTTTTCTTTTCTGCTGTCGATTTTTTCCGTTGCGTTTATGATCACGTATCCGCTGGAGCCGGCTCAGATTTCTCTGATCAGCATGTTTACGATCGGAGTCCCGGCCTTTTTCCTGGCTCTGCAGCCCAACAAGGATATGATAAAGGGTCATTTCCTTTCCAACGTATTCCTGAAAGCGCTGCCGGCCGGCCTGACTGATGTGATAGCAGTGGGGGCTTTGGTGCTGTTTGGACAAACCTTCGGCGTTCAGCCAGACGATATCTCCACCGCGGCTACGATGCTGCTGGCCATCGTTGGGTTTATGATTCTGTTCAAGATCTGCCAGCCCATGAACAAACTGCGGACGGCCGTATGGTTTGGATCCATCGCCGGCCTGCTGGTGTGCAGCATTTTCCTTCCGGATCTGTTTGCGATCACCGGAATGTCCATGGAATGTATCATGCTCTTTGTGGTGTTTTCCATTGCCACGGAGCCGGTTCTCCGGTATCTGACCGCGGCTTTGGGAAAGCTTCGGGAATGGGCCGGAAAACTGAAGGTAAAATGGCAGAGTCGGAGATATTGA
- a CDS encoding type II secretion system F family protein yields MAQYKYKAQTYEGKKKSGVMNAADEAELQLRLREEGALLLSAKLMDQRKAERQIKPKVLSDFSRQLGTLISAGVTLVRSLNIIASSESIKPREKRIYEDMLRQIRQGVSLSDAMEAQNGAFPPLMVYMYRSAESSGNLDQVAMQMADHYEKDHRLNAKISTSMVYPKILGVMIIGVILVLTKFVMPQFQELFDQMETLPLPTRILYAVSDFMAGYWVLVIVLILGIWVGIRALLRVQRVRIWWHRKKLHIPLLGKLWKTICTSRFSRTLSALYASGIPIVPALQIARKTIGNDYIDAQFDDVIPFVRAGNNLSDGLDMVDGFVRKLSDSIRVGEETGSLDTMLLSTSNALEFDADAAVTKMVSYVEPVMLIIMGIIVAFVMVAVFSALYGSYDSIAGME; encoded by the coding sequence ATGGCACAATATAAATATAAGGCACAGACATATGAAGGAAAGAAAAAATCGGGCGTCATGAATGCGGCGGACGAGGCGGAGCTTCAGCTGCGTCTGCGCGAAGAGGGGGCCCTTTTGCTTTCTGCAAAGCTCATGGACCAGAGAAAGGCAGAACGGCAGATAAAGCCGAAGGTGCTGTCTGACTTTTCCAGGCAGCTGGGGACTCTGATTTCTGCCGGTGTGACTCTGGTGCGGTCGCTGAATATCATCGCGTCCTCAGAGTCCATTAAGCCCAGGGAGAAGCGGATATATGAAGATATGCTCCGCCAGATCCGGCAGGGCGTTTCTTTGTCGGACGCCATGGAAGCGCAGAACGGCGCGTTCCCTCCTCTGATGGTATATATGTACCGTTCGGCAGAGAGCAGCGGAAATTTAGACCAGGTAGCCATGCAGATGGCGGATCACTACGAAAAGGATCACAGGCTGAATGCCAAGATCTCCACCTCCATGGTGTATCCGAAGATTCTGGGGGTTATGATCATCGGCGTTATCCTTGTCCTTACAAAATTTGTCATGCCACAATTTCAGGAGCTGTTTGACCAGATGGAGACATTGCCTCTGCCGACCAGGATCCTTTATGCCGTAAGTGATTTTATGGCCGGATACTGGGTGCTGGTGATTGTGTTGATACTTGGAATATGGGTTGGCATCCGGGCGCTTTTGAGGGTGCAGAGGGTACGGATCTGGTGGCACAGGAAAAAGCTTCATATCCCTTTGCTGGGGAAGCTGTGGAAGACAATCTGTACCTCGCGGTTTTCCCGTACCCTGAGCGCCCTTTACGCATCAGGCATCCCCATTGTACCGGCGCTTCAGATCGCGAGGAAAACAATCGGAAATGATTATATTGACGCCCAGTTTGACGACGTGATCCCTTTTGTGAGGGCGGGAAATAATCTGAGCGACGGCCTGGATATGGTGGATGGTTTCGTGAGGAAGCTTTCCGATTCCATAAGGGTAGGAGAAGAGACAGGGAGCCTGGATACAATGCTCCTGTCCACGTCGAACGCTCTGGAATTTGACGCGGATGCCGCCGTCACCAAGATGGTCTCTTACGTAGAACCGGTAATGCTCATTATTATGGGCATCATAGTAGCCTTTGTGATGGTAGCGGTATTCAGCGCGCTTTATGGTTCTTATGATTCCATTGCGGGCATGGAATAA